Proteins from one Brevibacillus humidisoli genomic window:
- a CDS encoding GntR family transcriptional regulator, with amino-acid sequence MLSKESHEPLYVQLQKSLREYIEEHLQPGDMLPTEPEIEKTYQVSRMTVRKAIDSLVAEGLVVKQQGRGTFVQKQKITQDMESITSWTEEMRQKGKTPGTRGLEISEVRPSKKMIAEMGLDPDESIICIKRIRCADGEPIAIMINYLRAKFLPGFLERGLSNESLYSELETTYGVKIERADELIRAREASELEAFELEIPPDSAVLHITRHSMLSDGTPIERVEMICRADRYQYRISLYGRRKQRVIDFN; translated from the coding sequence TTGCTAAGTAAAGAGTCGCATGAACCGTTATATGTGCAGCTGCAAAAAAGCCTGCGCGAGTATATTGAAGAACATTTGCAACCGGGCGACATGTTGCCCACCGAGCCGGAAATCGAAAAAACATATCAGGTGAGCCGGATGACCGTGCGAAAGGCGATCGACTCCCTGGTGGCGGAAGGCTTGGTGGTGAAGCAGCAGGGGCGGGGAACGTTTGTTCAGAAACAAAAAATCACACAGGATATGGAGAGCATCACCAGTTGGACGGAAGAGATGAGGCAGAAGGGAAAAACACCTGGTACGAGGGGATTGGAAATTAGCGAGGTGCGCCCGTCCAAAAAAATGATTGCCGAGATGGGGCTTGATCCCGACGAATCGATTATTTGCATCAAGCGGATTCGCTGCGCAGACGGAGAGCCGATCGCGATCATGATCAACTACCTGCGGGCCAAATTTTTACCTGGATTTTTGGAGCGAGGTCTCTCCAATGAATCGTTATACAGTGAATTGGAGACGACTTACGGTGTAAAAATCGAACGGGCCGATGAATTGATCCGCGCCAGGGAAGCTTCTGAATTGGAAGCGTTTGAGCTGGAAATCCCGCCTGATTCGGCGGTTCTGCATATCACCCGCCATTCGATGCTGTCCGATGGGACCCCGATCGAACGAGTGGAGATGATTTGCCGCGCCGACCGTTATCAATACCGCATCTCTTTATATGGTCGCAGAAAACAAAGGGTTATCGATTTCAACTAG
- a CDS encoding PTS ascorbate transporter subunit IIC: protein MLDFVTAILSNPAFILGIISAIGLIALRKSTSDIIKGTLKTLFGFLILQAGAGIIVNALVPFSTMFTSAFGLNGIVAEDNSLVAAVQTVLGKETALIMVFSFLINLILARITPWKYIFLTGHMMFSFAGTMAITLDQMGITGVQAIVIGSLVQGVSMVLFPAISQPFVRKVAGNDNVAFGFWGSSWISLSGWVGGLVGDKTKSSEDIKVPKQLDFLKDMSVLMGIVMVLVYVITALFVDPATMAEITNGQNTFLFAIITALTFVAGVLVLLQGVRMFLGEIIPAFKGVGEKIVPGAKPALDVPIFYSFAPVAVTIGFLSAMVGGLLVTFISKWLPVVVLPSVIGLFFMGGAAGVFGNAVGGRRGAVVGGFFLGFTFSLLIALAYPLVDVGKYGIQGLWFASPDAVIVVIIMRLAGMLFGV from the coding sequence ATGCTGGATTTTGTTACCGCGATTTTAAGTAACCCCGCATTTATCCTGGGGATTATCTCCGCCATCGGTTTGATCGCGTTGCGCAAGTCAACCTCCGACATCATTAAGGGGACGTTGAAGACGCTGTTTGGTTTTCTGATTTTGCAGGCGGGTGCGGGAATCATCGTCAACGCGCTGGTTCCCTTCAGCACCATGTTTACCAGCGCGTTTGGCCTAAACGGGATTGTAGCAGAGGACAATTCGCTGGTTGCCGCGGTCCAAACCGTATTGGGCAAAGAGACTGCACTAATCATGGTCTTTTCCTTCCTGATTAACCTGATACTGGCCCGGATCACGCCATGGAAATACATCTTTCTGACTGGGCACATGATGTTTTCCTTTGCCGGGACGATGGCGATTACCCTGGACCAGATGGGAATTACCGGTGTGCAGGCGATCGTCATCGGCTCACTCGTACAAGGGGTTTCCATGGTTCTCTTCCCCGCGATTTCCCAGCCATTCGTACGTAAAGTGGCCGGCAATGACAATGTCGCCTTCGGTTTCTGGGGCAGTTCATGGATCAGTCTCTCTGGCTGGGTAGGTGGATTAGTAGGCGATAAAACAAAAAGTTCGGAAGATATCAAAGTGCCGAAACAATTGGATTTTTTGAAAGATATGTCTGTGTTGATGGGGATCGTGATGGTGTTGGTGTACGTGATTACCGCACTGTTTGTTGACCCGGCGACGATGGCTGAGATTACCAATGGTCAAAATACCTTCTTGTTTGCGATCATCACCGCCTTAACATTTGTTGCCGGCGTGCTCGTTTTGCTGCAAGGGGTAAGGATGTTCCTGGGAGAAATCATTCCGGCGTTTAAAGGGGTGGGTGAGAAAATCGTCCCAGGGGCGAAGCCCGCGCTGGATGTGCCGATTTTCTACTCGTTTGCACCTGTCGCTGTGACCATCGGCTTTTTGTCAGCGATGGTGGGTGGTCTCTTGGTCACGTTTATCTCCAAATGGCTGCCGGTAGTGGTCTTGCCATCCGTGATCGGCCTCTTCTTTATGGGAGGTGCGGCCGGTGTCTTCGGGAACGCTGTTGGCGGACGACGGGGAGCGGTGGTCGGCGGATTTTTCCTCGGCTTCACCTTCTCGCTTTTGATCGCTTTGGCTTATCCTCTGGTTGACGTTGGCAAATACGGCATCCAAGGCTTGTGGTTCGCTTCCCCCGATGCTGTCATCGTGGTGATTATCATGCGTTTGGCTGGCATGCTGTTTGGGGTCTAA
- a CDS encoding phosphotriesterase family protein, translating into MKKIRTVLGDIAPEELGFTYSHEHLWCCPPPSQKDRDLELTNYDASLQELLHFKSVGGQALVDASTLDYGRDGGKLKSMSEAAGVHVVGTTGFNKHIYFPDWVEKESIEQIKDRLVHDVTIGMDGSDAKAGFLKAGSWLQLIHPLEEKVTRAVARAQLETNAPIWLHTEAGTMGMEMLDILEEEGVDLRVVAVGHSDRNADPYYHLQLAKRGAYVQFDGVSKVKYYPDSTRVALIKNMIDNGFLEQLLISGDMGRQSYLHAYGGGPGFKYIKTKFIPRLLDEGITQEQIDTIFVKNPARWLAF; encoded by the coding sequence ATGAAAAAGATTCGAACCGTACTGGGTGACATTGCACCTGAAGAATTGGGCTTTACCTATTCGCATGAACATTTGTGGTGCTGCCCGCCTCCGTCGCAAAAGGATCGTGATCTGGAGCTGACCAACTATGATGCTTCTCTGCAGGAACTGCTTCATTTCAAATCAGTTGGCGGTCAGGCTCTGGTTGATGCCTCTACGCTCGATTACGGCCGCGATGGCGGCAAATTGAAAAGCATGTCGGAAGCGGCCGGTGTCCACGTCGTTGGCACCACCGGGTTTAACAAACATATCTATTTCCCGGATTGGGTGGAAAAAGAGAGCATTGAACAAATCAAAGATCGACTGGTGCACGATGTAACGATTGGAATGGATGGCAGTGATGCCAAGGCTGGCTTTCTCAAAGCGGGCTCCTGGCTGCAGTTGATTCACCCGCTGGAAGAGAAAGTGACTCGTGCCGTTGCCCGCGCCCAGTTGGAAACAAATGCGCCGATCTGGCTGCATACGGAAGCGGGTACGATGGGGATGGAGATGCTAGACATCCTGGAAGAAGAAGGAGTCGACTTGAGGGTGGTTGCGGTTGGACATAGTGACCGCAATGCTGATCCGTACTACCACCTGCAGTTGGCGAAGCGAGGGGCCTATGTCCAATTCGACGGGGTGAGCAAGGTGAAATATTATCCGGACAGTACCCGTGTCGCTCTGATTAAAAACATGATCGACAACGGATTTTTGGAGCAGCTGCTGATCTCTGGCGACATGGGACGGCAAAGCTACCTGCATGCATATGGCGGCGGTCCTGGATTCAAATATATCAAGACCAAGTTTATCCCCCGGCTGCTTGACGAGGGCATCACGCAAGAGCAGATTGATACGATCTTCGTGAAAAATCCAGCCCGCTGGCTGGCGTTTTAA
- a CDS encoding PTS sugar transporter subunit IIB — protein MRVVTVCGMGFGTSLMLLMEVQAIAKKHGFAVDGEAVDLGSAKGKDCDFMVASGEIASELDGESVEVVAIDNLLDKQEIEEKVMPVIRRIAETKGA, from the coding sequence ATGAGAGTGGTAACGGTTTGCGGTATGGGCTTTGGCACGAGCTTGATGTTGCTGATGGAGGTACAGGCGATCGCGAAGAAACACGGCTTCGCTGTTGATGGCGAGGCGGTTGACCTGGGCTCGGCAAAAGGGAAGGACTGCGATTTTATGGTCGCTTCCGGAGAGATTGCCTCCGAGTTGGACGGCGAATCGGTTGAAGTCGTAGCGATCGACAACTTGCTGGACAAACAAGAGATTGAAGAGAAAGTGATGCCTGTCATCAGACGAATCGCAGAGACCAAGGGGGCATAA
- a CDS encoding PTS sugar transporter subunit IIA, translated as MLPLCQDVVLLDAEANSAEEAIRLAGDLLVKAGKVAPEYVEAMVKGYQDIGPYIVLAPGIAIPHARPEHGVKEQCVSLIRLNQPVAFGHPTNDPVRLVCAIGGVDDTGHIGMLQELAGVLGDSGKLEGILAAASYEELQQVMQ; from the coding sequence ATGCTGCCGTTGTGCCAAGATGTTGTACTGCTTGATGCTGAAGCGAACAGTGCCGAAGAAGCGATTCGCCTTGCCGGTGATTTGCTGGTAAAGGCGGGGAAAGTGGCTCCGGAATACGTAGAGGCGATGGTGAAAGGCTATCAGGATATTGGGCCTTACATTGTCTTGGCGCCGGGGATTGCTATCCCGCATGCTCGTCCAGAGCACGGGGTGAAGGAACAGTGTGTCTCGCTGATCCGTCTGAACCAACCTGTAGCGTTTGGTCATCCCACCAACGATCCGGTTCGGTTGGTATGCGCGATCGGCGGGGTAGACGATACCGGTCATATCGGGATGCTGCAGGAATTGGCTGGCGTGCTGGGGGATTCCGGCAAGCTGGAGGGGATCTTGGCTGCTGCCAGTTATGAGGAATTGCAGCAAGTCATGCAGTAA